Genomic window (Pyrus communis chromosome 13, drPyrComm1.1, whole genome shotgun sequence):
acagtagaattttgatattttactttatatttttaacataGGACCTTAGACTTCATTTGGAGCAAAACGTGACCAAACAGATAAATgttggagtgattcaaattggaagACGTTCGTGTGTTCCTTAGCTTGTTCGTGTCAAAATTTCAGCAATTTCTACCAAGCGGTTATTTGTCAGAGATTAAATGAATGAGCAGTATGTGTTACTGGAAAGTGACGTTTCTGGGTTTGAACTGCGTTTTTTGGGCTCAAGATGACCTCAGATGGGTTCGTGGTTTTCTGGAGAAGTGTTCAGATTAGTCAAAGCTTTAAATCCAGCTATTTTGAGCCAGTTTTGAAGCTGATATGAATCCAAAATGTGATTGTGCAGATTTCTGAATGAATTTACCAAGTCAATTTagaattatgtttcctattttattttaatttatttagttcTCTAGTCTTATTCTAAGACCATTTTATTAGGAGGGTTTTAATGAGGGTAGAACATATAAGCCTTTTGGCAGATCTAGGGTTTCTAGAGAGGAGAGAACGCATGCAATTTTTAGAGAGAACATTTGGGGCAAAGactatgatttttattttatttttctatttcaataaagactatgatttttagtatgaatatgcgtaactaattttcttttgttaggGTGAGGTCATGATCCTGAGCaaaaatatgtagtttctttttaatttgcttatgaatttatgcatgcaagttttggattgttaatcactatgctttaaactatctatttgtcttagtgattcgcgaccattagaatatttagaaaagtaatttgatgcaattttagcGGAGGgttgtccctaaaattgacttaACGCtttttgtggttaatatgtgtaacctCTTAGGATGGACGACACGTTTTAAGGGTTATATGATTTTTCTAAGGGTTTTCaaaaaaacttaatgagtcttgcatatCCACATTCGATCTGGACACCatggacgggttgcatgttatatatacattctatgttggaggttccaagtaggatatACTGTAGGAAAACctgaccttcaaaatatgcatgtatgGTTCGTAAGTAATTTAGAAGagctacataggattgttagggTGACGGCAGAACCCTAGTACTTTCTCACTTTGAATTCTAAAAATTGTTTCCTTTATCTTCTTTAAAGTTGTCGTTTTTaagtaatatttttaattaaattcgtttttcttaatttaggtcattaaatcacctctttcaaaaactttattttaattaattagttgagaaTTGATTTCACTTTGATCTCTTTAAATTAATCCTTGTGAagaacgaccttacttgagccaattatactacaataaccttgattttcttgcaagtattttatgtgtttttaacccttttgtgcaggtggtaaaaattcTATCAGCAAGtacatgtatttttattttatcttttgtttttactGCCAATTTTTTCACATTTACTTTTTATTGGGTTggagatttatttattttttttttttaatattgatcaatttttttcttcaaataaaaataaaataatagtttccaaaaaaaaaaaaaaaactaaaataataagcATGAAATCTAGGGCCTAGAATTTAAAAATCTAACTGGTGGTGAAGAAATATCTCAAAAAGTACGTGTTTGTATAaagatttaaattattttatttattgcgGATGATATAATTATAGAATCTCAACTCTTTCAATAACCACATATATTTCGTGTTATAATAAAATCTCAACTATCTTTGTCATAAAATAACCTAATTTTGAAATTCTAGACTCGGCTCGGCCAATTCCCTACTCTAGGAGGGATAGAAAAGCACTCCCACAACTACAAAAAATGTCTTTCTTGCCAATTCTTTAATATACTCTTTCGACACATCTTTAGAGAAGCTAACTTTGTAACTAGTGCGTCCTTTCCATCCAAAAACCTAGAAACTAGGTCCGTCATCTGCTTGTGCCACGCCCCCCATACTGCTTGGCAATGGCTACATTCTTCTCTACAAGTCGCCATTCGTTgtaatttcttaatttatttattctGAAATTTAAAAAGCGATATATCCCTTCGATCGGAGTTGTTAATATAAATTGGCGATTTTGTACGAAATACATTTATGACTTAGAAATAACTTGAACAAAATTATCAAAGAAAGATTCCGTCACGATCCAACAGAAAGTATTGCAACAAGAGTAACAGCTAAACAAACACAGAAAGAACCAGAAGACAACATGTACAGTTCAGGTGCTGCAAACAAAAAGCATATGTTGAAATTTAAAGTTGATAACAGTTCATGTTAAAGCATGAAAGCCGAGTCTCTCAACGCTTGTACATCTTTCCGAGTCTACGAAGAACATTCGAGTAGAATTTCCAATCCGGATGAGTAGGTGAAATTGCAGGCATTCCAAAAGGGTTTCCCTTCACATAAATTTGCACATCTTTTGCATCTGCAAGGCCATCTAAATACTTCCCAAGTTCTCCCTTTGGATCTATTTCCAACagtccaagaaaaagaaaaatcggCTTTTAGGTTAAGCAGGTGTAGAATTTCAAATGTTAATTATCAAAGAAGATGATATCCGAATAAGCCAATTTATATGCTAAAAATATACagtgcagaagaagaaaataagaatgCGAAAATCACTTCCAAAATAATAAATGTATCAAAATTCTCGCCATACCTAATTTTTTGTCATAGTCATTCTCAGCATTATATGACCCCAAGAAGATCCCTGTGTTAGGCTgtgacataaaaaaaaagaaagcaacTTTAGAATAATTGAGGATAGCCATTGTCACACTCTCATTTTCCCCTTCTGCACTCCTTccatttctgtcatttgattcTCCATCAAAATTCAATCCAAAACCTAGGAAAAAAATGGAGTGCAGAGGGAGAAAACGGGAGAAAGGCAGAGTTGTGATGACCATACAGGATTCAATAGAGCCTTGTATGGTTGATCATCAATGAAAAGTGTATCAGATTCTGAATAATTCCCGCAAAAATAGCTCCACACTTTGTCCAGTTCTTTGAAAAATAGAGGCTTGTTTTTATTCTCTAGCGACTTCAACCCGGAGTCAGTACATTCATGTTGATCCTATTGAAGAAATACATATCAGTAAATCTTGTCACCAAACatttaactatatatatatcccAATAATATACGTATATGTGTGTATAGCTTTATATATCTTACAGCTCTTACCCAAACAAATGACAGTCGTCTTCTCAGCTTTCCCATTACACAATCCAAAACACCATCCACATTTTTTCTGTTAATCAGTCATCATAGCATAATAAACAAAGTGAATAGTTAGTATATAACAAATGAATCATGAAGAAACAGAAGTATAACTAGGCATGATAACTGATAGACAAGAACATTAATAGCACGTTTACTTACCAAAAACGAGAACCAAGACTAAATGATATCGTGCTAATTCCTAACTTCTTCATGTTTACAGTCAAAAACGAAAaagaactaaaaaaataatatgtggATTTCATCTAAAAATCAGGAATTAAATACTTTCGGTGCCAAAAATTGGATCAACTAGACAAAAATTGATTCAGTTCGCCAGTCTAAGTTACCCTACTATAAGTTCCAAAAGTCATAATTGATAGTAAACATGCCATAAAAGTTAATTAGAATCTAAAACATTGTGTGTGCACTTACTCTTGGGCAGAACTCCATATTCCAACTTCAAATCTTTCaaaacaaaattgcatgaaTTCCTCACAAAATGGTCTCTTAAAAACTGCAACGTCAAAGAAGAGGGTGGTCAAACCTAAAACGAATGTACATTGTAAATTGCGAATGTAACATGTAGTATTCAAAGTATTGTTTTTTATCTGATGTTTTTTAGTACAAGCGATATTACTATTATAATTCACACTAAGAGAATGACAAGTTAAACTTGGTAGACATCATGCAACAAGCTCTAGCAGACAAGAGAAACTTGTCGTTGGTAAACCTTTTAAAGGTGTAATATTAGGTagacaaattttttaaactacattTACAAATCATGTGATGTATCAGCAATAAAAAATATGCATGTTAGTAGATCTTCAGATGTCCTCCTACATGAAATTCCACTCTCCTCTGTCTaataacacttaaataataattcaaccaTCATCAACCACCTTaggtttacaaaatataatttaaattaccTTTAAATGCTATGAACAACACTCTAATTCAAAGATTGTGGTACGTACCTAGATAGCTTCCAAATATGAAATCAGGAGTACGATTGCTCGGAATTTCTGTCTTGTTGTGGATGTAAACTCTGTGGACTATCAACCCATTGAGGCTAAAGATTACAAGCTTCTTCCTTGATCCTATGTTTAGCTTCTCCAGAGAAAGGCCGCAATCGCTTCCGGTGTCTTCGTTGCCATCATCGTCGCCGTCATCGCTGTCATATTCATGCTTGTTTTTACAGATCTTTTCATCAGCCATTGTTCAAAGCAATGATGTATCAAGTAGCAATTTTGCAGAGTAACATATGGTGTCGTCGGTTTATATAGGAAGAAGAGACTGTTGGCTTTTCATCTTCTGTAAATGTTTGTCGGTCAATTtatagaggaagaagaaactgTTGGCTTTTCATCTTCTGTATATGTTTATCGAGTAAATGGTGGCAAAAACCAAAGCAAAATGTTTGTCAGTTAATTTATAGAGGAAGAAGAGACTGTTGGCTTTCCATCTTCTGTATATTTTTATCGAGTAAATGGTGGCAAAAACCAAAGAGTCAATAGAAAAATGGTCTTGCAAATGGCTTTGGAAACCTTAGTCGAGTAGAAAGACGAGAATGACTTGAAAAATGCCACTCATTTTTTGTGACGTGGCatatttgactaaaaaaattaatcgtGATCTAAtgatattactattcatttataAAAAGAGCCTCTCAAATCTTATTTATTTAGACGACGAGTTTAATATCTAATTGTAATTACTGATTATTTTAGTCCAAATCTTCCCACTTTTAAAGTAGAACATTATTCCCATAACTAGTTAAAATCCTCCAACATTCAACAGTCTGGACTAGTTGCCCCTGCATCACTACTCACACAATTGTCATATGGagttatatgtttttttatttctcgTCACGCGACACGTATTGAAGCATAGTCAACcaacaactctaataggatatccACTTCTTTTAACCGACCCAAGAGTAAAGAGGCCCGAATTGCAGTTTTCTTGCTAGCCCATTATAACAACAAAGATTTCTAACAATTGGGCTTGTAAAGACAGAATTCATGCACCATGGTCCAAAattcttcttcaaattttgtGCAGAAGCTTCTCAAAGTTACCACAAAAAGGATAATAATCCCCACAACAAAACGTGGGAGTCTCCCATACCTCCACAGGGCAGAAGGTTGTAGTAACAGCTCACCTTTCCAGCACCTTCtagcactctctctctctctctttcctctctctctctctcttatataCACACCCAAGAGTGAAGACGGAGACCTGGGTTTTTGTTCACTGAGGCATAACATCAAAACTTGAAGAGCATAACAAAATGAAGCCAATCGACGACAAGAAAGACAAGGTGACGATCCGGGCGGTGACCCACGACGAGGAGGGCCGTAAGAGGGTGGAGAAGATGGAGCTCCCCACCCACAACATCGACAGCATCAAGTACGTCGAGAAGAAGCTCATAGACAAAGGCGTGCAGCGACTCGAACGCCACCCCAGAGACGGAACTGGGATCGGGAGGCGGCCGCCGAAGTCGGGCCACGGCGGCAAGTACACGTGGGAGGGACCTGGCGACGAGGTGGAAGTTGAGATGGACCCGGTCCCGCCGGCGATCGACGAGAGGGACCCGAACTACGTGGATGAGGAGACGGAGAAGAAGATTGTGAAGGGGGAGGACGCTGATGCGGCGGGGTTGGTTGTGGGGGAGGTGGAGGTGGCGAAGGCGGCGGAGGACAGGAAGGGGGTTGCTAGAGTTGAGGTGGTTAGTCCTCGTCACCTCAAGACTTAAGTTGCAGATCGTAACGGTGTACTAGAAGAGCttactaaaattaaaatgttgTGACCTGTCTTGTGTGTAATTATTTGGTTTTGCATGAAAAATTATGTATGCCTTTCTAAATTTTGGTACCTAATCTTGTGGGAGATCAAATCATGTGGGCTTATATAAAGCATGTACTGCGCCTTCGGGTTTGTGTTGCACATCcacctccaatttttttttttttttaaaaagaaacgaTAGAATTAGTcataatataattcaaatttgTGTTTGGCAAAACTTCAAATTTAAGATTGCTCATGTGACAAACCGTTCATAAATTTacgcttttttttattttaattgatgaaaatgTCTTAGAAGTGAGGGTGTTGACTTTCATTGGTCAGATTATAGTGGGACTTACGAAATGTTCTTTTAGCGTATTTTTGAAGTATTCGATGATACGAATGCGTAGTCCAAAGCGAAATCAAATTTAGAGCTACGATGAAAATTTTATGAAACTAGGAAGGTGAAGGGTATTTTCAAACGCTTATCCTTTCTCTCTTCTAACTCTCTCATCCCTCACCTTCCAACTTTCAAACTCTCTACCCACTCTGTACAAACCATGCCGAGGACCACCCAACATGATCATCATCTTTGTTGGCTCTCCCTCAGACCACCTGAACCATCAATCTCGCGGAAGACCACCTCCTTCGTACCCAATTACTCAGGACACCCAAATGGAACTACACAGTGACTTTCATCACTGTTCATTCATCTCTCTGACCATGGTGAGCTTCGAGACTCCTCAAACTTTTCTTTGTTATAGCTTGATCTATTCATATTTAACCTTAAGTGTCGCCTTGGTGAAGCTGGGAACACAGGAACATCGGAGATTATTTTCCAGATTTTTTTGGAAGGAACCAACCGTGGTCGTTGGACCACTTTCAGATCCCTTTTCCGACCGTCTACGACCTCTATTGAGCTATGATTTTGGTAGTATCCTGTTTCCCTCATTACTAACTTTAAATACATAGGTAGAACACTAAAAATGGTTAAGTATCGAACTAGAAATTAGCTCTGGAAGTTGGGATGAAATTTCCCAGATTCTGGAAAACTTGGACCCGTGGTCATTTGGCCACTTTCAGGCCATTTTTCCGGCCAACACCGATCTTATCTCGGCTCCATCTTTGTATGATTTTGTTTCCTACATTTCTAGCTTCATGTGGGTTTTTGTAGCACTGATTTTGGGTGAGAATCGAGCTCGAAATGAGCTCTGGAAGTCGTTCGTTTCAACCTGCAAAATGCAGGTTTTCGTGAGgagtaagaagaaaaaaaaaaataaataaatccaaaCCCGGGGTCGTTATAGGActtgacgatccgaccgttggatcgttaccaaattttaatacattatagtatgtaatatttgaagATCATAGGAACTTACAGGTTGGGAATTCGATGTACGGATCTTTCCGAATTaaatttgtaagtttgtaaaataaaatgttaaccGTCACTTGAATTTgtaattggcggagatccgactgTCGGATCATAGtaagattttagtatgttactatagaagcataatgtg
Coding sequences:
- the LOC137712035 gene encoding uncharacterized protein, with the translated sequence MKPIDDKKDKVTIRAVTHDEEGRKRVEKMELPTHNIDSIKYVEKKLIDKGVQRLERHPRDGTGIGRRPPKSGHGGKYTWEGPGDEVEVEMDPVPPAIDERDPNYVDEETEKKIVKGEDADAAGLVVGEVEVAKAAEDRKGVARVEVVSPRHLKT